Proteins encoded within one genomic window of Bombus vancouverensis nearcticus chromosome 4, iyBomVanc1_principal, whole genome shotgun sequence:
- the LOC117161386 gene encoding uncharacterized protein LOC117161386 isoform X2 has translation MDVTDNVDGALDPRIQIELENLNDATDDINKLETELDEAHTAFRQLLSETTKRLKEILNKVGNSCVEKARCYYEALEVARQAQIKCQQQAQLFQRASEIHVAAKETVALAESRFMSHQHEWNFDQAWQDMLNHATLKVMDAENQKAECGREHYRRAVLFHNAEKRLLQLEEKHRRSIIKARPYFEVKAQCDQMLATQKERVECLQKAIQDAKTNYATSLRRLEEISNQIHQQRRDYDFIANGPREPGVGAELVSPQKNSNYDVEFNQLSGSKIKDFMNNQLKKYNRIQDYDNDYQLQEDTENLGKRSVDGSEAISSQWEFELGANIENLNNLSVKNSVLDHDSKNESMSDLHFYNEENAKSNNFIQELNYKLLQDTDHFMQNLSQSKKLSNDFQMLKNSFVNTRLTKHFEESNSVKREVIDSVMLNKHKSNLKNCVSKSLNNTPIKTNILNFSSKFTEMSIRQCIAKYVPNNVFNFGFNNNKSQSSSDINLSLNLDTNSIEKQQSLDDIIDHKTDRENLKFDNVTNLEYNNTLKIKEANDNGLNNAKKVYDAQFNDFNRINLQPKFRSNSTHFLSFSASLSPIEVKSIDLSSEKSLNRNLTDCNQSVPKPKEEQLSINELPLLSLFEEGNSLINSKTKSFSMINLGENRNFVLSGDLRLNNAKSTEKLANLKDGFFLKSTR, from the exons ATTGAGTTAGAGAATTTGAACGATGCAACAGATGATATAAATAAACTTGAAACTGAATTGGAT GAAGCTCACACTGCTTTTAGGCAACTATTATCTGAAACTACCAAaagattaaaggaaatattaaataaagtagGAAATAGTTGCGTTGAAAAAGCAAGGTGTTATTATGAAGCACTTGAAGTGGCACGTCAAGCTCAG ATAAAATGTCAACAACAAGCTCAACTATTCCAAAGAGCAAGCGAAATTCATGTGGCGGCAAAAGAAACTGTGGCATTAGCCGAGAGTAGATTTATGTCACATCAACATGAATGGAATTTTGATCAAGCATGGCAGGATATGCTAAATCATGCAACGCTTAAA GTTATGGACGCTGAAAATCAAAAAGCAGAATGTGGTAGAGAACATTACAGAAGGGCAGTATTGTTTCATAATGCTGAGAAAAGATTGTTACAACTAGAGGAAAAACATCGTCGTTCCATAATAAAAGCGCGACCATATTTCGAAGTCAAAGCACAGTGTGATCAAATGTTAGCAACTCAGAAAGAACGAGTCGAATGTTTACAAAAAGCAATACAAGATGCAAAGACTAATTATGCCACAAGTCTCCGTAGGTTGGAAGAGATTAGTAATCAAATACATCAACAGCGTCGAGATTATG ATTTTATAGCTAACGGACCCAGAGAACCAGGCGTTGGTGCAGAATTGGTTAGTCCACAAAAGAATTCAAACTATGATGTAGAATTTAACCAATTAAGTGGCAGTAAAATAAAGGATTTCATGAATAATCAACTAAAGAAATATAATAGGATACAAGATTATGAT AATGATTATCAGTTACAAGAAGATACTGAAAATCTTGGGAAAAGATCGGTTGATGGAAGCGAAGCAATATCTTCTCAATGGGAGTTTGAGCTAGGAGCTAACatagaaaatttgaataatttatctGTCAAGAATTCTGTGCTTGATCATGATAGTAAAAACGAAAGTATGTCTGATTTACATTTCTATAACGAGGAAAATgcaaaatcaaataatttcatacAAGAATTAAACTATAAACTTTTGCAAGATACAGATCATTTCATGCAAAATTTAAGTCAATCAAAAAAATTATCAAATGATTTTcaaatgttgaaaaattcatttGTAAATACGCGTttaacgaaacattttgaagaaTCAAATTCAGTAAAACGTGAAGTTATTGATTCAGTAATGTTAAACAAacataaaagtaatttaaagaATTGTGTatcgaaatcgttaaataatACTCCTATAAAAACAAATATACTTAATTTCAGCTCGAAATTTACAGAAATGAGTATACGTCAATGTATAGCAAAATATGTGCCAAATAATGTTTTCAATTTTGgttttaataataacaaatcTCAAAGTAGCAGCGATATTAATTTATCTTTAAATCTTGATACCAATTCCATAGAAAAACAACAAAGTTTAGATGATATTATAGATCATAAGACTGATCGTGAGAATCTCAAATTTGATAATGTTACAAATttagaatataataatacattgaaaataaaagaagCTAATGATAATGGCCTAAATAACGCAAAAAAAGTCTATGATGCACAATTTAATGACTTTAACAGGATAAATTTACAACCGAAGTTTAGATCTAATTCTACACATTTCTTATCTTTTAGTGCCAGCTTATCGCCAATAGAAGTAAAATCGATTGATTTATCAAGTGAAAAGTCTTTGAATAGAAATTTAACTGATTGTAATCAATCTGTTCCAAAACCAAAAGAAGAGCAATTAAGTATTAATGAATTACCATTATTGTCACTATTTGAGGAAGGTAATTCCTTGATCAATAGTAAAACTAAAAGTTTTAGTATGATTAATTTAGGTGAAAACCGGAATTTCGTACTATCGGGTGACTTACGTTTAAATAATGCAAAAAGCACAGAAAAATTGGCAAACTTGAAAGATGGTTTCTTTCTTAAGTCTACaagataa
- the LOC117161386 gene encoding uncharacterized protein LOC117161386 isoform X1: MPNTAWYHVPLCFHFIFILNVCQIINIELENLNDATDDINKLETELDEAHTAFRQLLSETTKRLKEILNKVGNSCVEKARCYYEALEVARQAQIKCQQQAQLFQRASEIHVAAKETVALAESRFMSHQHEWNFDQAWQDMLNHATLKVMDAENQKAECGREHYRRAVLFHNAEKRLLQLEEKHRRSIIKARPYFEVKAQCDQMLATQKERVECLQKAIQDAKTNYATSLRRLEEISNQIHQQRRDYDFIANGPREPGVGAELVSPQKNSNYDVEFNQLSGSKIKDFMNNQLKKYNRIQDYDNDYQLQEDTENLGKRSVDGSEAISSQWEFELGANIENLNNLSVKNSVLDHDSKNESMSDLHFYNEENAKSNNFIQELNYKLLQDTDHFMQNLSQSKKLSNDFQMLKNSFVNTRLTKHFEESNSVKREVIDSVMLNKHKSNLKNCVSKSLNNTPIKTNILNFSSKFTEMSIRQCIAKYVPNNVFNFGFNNNKSQSSSDINLSLNLDTNSIEKQQSLDDIIDHKTDRENLKFDNVTNLEYNNTLKIKEANDNGLNNAKKVYDAQFNDFNRINLQPKFRSNSTHFLSFSASLSPIEVKSIDLSSEKSLNRNLTDCNQSVPKPKEEQLSINELPLLSLFEEGNSLINSKTKSFSMINLGENRNFVLSGDLRLNNAKSTEKLANLKDGFFLKSTR, encoded by the exons TCTCAACGTTTGtcaaataataaat ATTGAGTTAGAGAATTTGAACGATGCAACAGATGATATAAATAAACTTGAAACTGAATTGGAT GAAGCTCACACTGCTTTTAGGCAACTATTATCTGAAACTACCAAaagattaaaggaaatattaaataaagtagGAAATAGTTGCGTTGAAAAAGCAAGGTGTTATTATGAAGCACTTGAAGTGGCACGTCAAGCTCAG ATAAAATGTCAACAACAAGCTCAACTATTCCAAAGAGCAAGCGAAATTCATGTGGCGGCAAAAGAAACTGTGGCATTAGCCGAGAGTAGATTTATGTCACATCAACATGAATGGAATTTTGATCAAGCATGGCAGGATATGCTAAATCATGCAACGCTTAAA GTTATGGACGCTGAAAATCAAAAAGCAGAATGTGGTAGAGAACATTACAGAAGGGCAGTATTGTTTCATAATGCTGAGAAAAGATTGTTACAACTAGAGGAAAAACATCGTCGTTCCATAATAAAAGCGCGACCATATTTCGAAGTCAAAGCACAGTGTGATCAAATGTTAGCAACTCAGAAAGAACGAGTCGAATGTTTACAAAAAGCAATACAAGATGCAAAGACTAATTATGCCACAAGTCTCCGTAGGTTGGAAGAGATTAGTAATCAAATACATCAACAGCGTCGAGATTATG ATTTTATAGCTAACGGACCCAGAGAACCAGGCGTTGGTGCAGAATTGGTTAGTCCACAAAAGAATTCAAACTATGATGTAGAATTTAACCAATTAAGTGGCAGTAAAATAAAGGATTTCATGAATAATCAACTAAAGAAATATAATAGGATACAAGATTATGAT AATGATTATCAGTTACAAGAAGATACTGAAAATCTTGGGAAAAGATCGGTTGATGGAAGCGAAGCAATATCTTCTCAATGGGAGTTTGAGCTAGGAGCTAACatagaaaatttgaataatttatctGTCAAGAATTCTGTGCTTGATCATGATAGTAAAAACGAAAGTATGTCTGATTTACATTTCTATAACGAGGAAAATgcaaaatcaaataatttcatacAAGAATTAAACTATAAACTTTTGCAAGATACAGATCATTTCATGCAAAATTTAAGTCAATCAAAAAAATTATCAAATGATTTTcaaatgttgaaaaattcatttGTAAATACGCGTttaacgaaacattttgaagaaTCAAATTCAGTAAAACGTGAAGTTATTGATTCAGTAATGTTAAACAAacataaaagtaatttaaagaATTGTGTatcgaaatcgttaaataatACTCCTATAAAAACAAATATACTTAATTTCAGCTCGAAATTTACAGAAATGAGTATACGTCAATGTATAGCAAAATATGTGCCAAATAATGTTTTCAATTTTGgttttaataataacaaatcTCAAAGTAGCAGCGATATTAATTTATCTTTAAATCTTGATACCAATTCCATAGAAAAACAACAAAGTTTAGATGATATTATAGATCATAAGACTGATCGTGAGAATCTCAAATTTGATAATGTTACAAATttagaatataataatacattgaaaataaaagaagCTAATGATAATGGCCTAAATAACGCAAAAAAAGTCTATGATGCACAATTTAATGACTTTAACAGGATAAATTTACAACCGAAGTTTAGATCTAATTCTACACATTTCTTATCTTTTAGTGCCAGCTTATCGCCAATAGAAGTAAAATCGATTGATTTATCAAGTGAAAAGTCTTTGAATAGAAATTTAACTGATTGTAATCAATCTGTTCCAAAACCAAAAGAAGAGCAATTAAGTATTAATGAATTACCATTATTGTCACTATTTGAGGAAGGTAATTCCTTGATCAATAGTAAAACTAAAAGTTTTAGTATGATTAATTTAGGTGAAAACCGGAATTTCGTACTATCGGGTGACTTACGTTTAAATAATGCAAAAAGCACAGAAAAATTGGCAAACTTGAAAGATGGTTTCTTTCTTAAGTCTACaagataa